In Lates calcarifer isolate ASB-BC8 linkage group LG23, TLL_Latcal_v3, whole genome shotgun sequence, a single genomic region encodes these proteins:
- the prph2a gene encoding peripherin-2a, whose amino-acid sequence MALMLVKFDLKKRVKLAQTVWFMYWFAVMAGVLVFSMGLFFKIELRKRSELMDNNESHFLPNLLIFMGLVTCGINAFGGKVCYDSLDPTKFAKWKPMLKTFLVFCVGFNALLLVTALLCFLMRIPLQFTLAEGLRNGMRYYKDTDTPGRCYMKRTLDLMQMEFRCCGNDNYRDWFEIQWVSNRYLDFSAKEVKDRIGSNVDGQYLMDGVPFSCCNPSSPRPCIQYQMTNNTAHYSYDHYTEELNVWKRGCRDALLSYYGGMMNTIGALVVLVTMLEVAVTIGLQYVNSSLSTLANPEDPESESEGWILEKTVKETFTDIMAKMKAMGKGSKVEEGGEAAVATVS is encoded by the exons ATGGCTTTGATGTTGGTCAAGTTTGATCTGAAAAAGCGAGTGAAGCTCGCTCAGACAGTGTGGTTCATGTACTGGTTTGCTGTTATGGCCGGCGTGCTGGTGTTCAGCATGGGCCTGTTCTTTAAGATCGAGCTGCGAAAGCGCTCAGAACTTATGGACAACAACGAGAGCCACTTCTTGCCCAACCTGCTTATATTCATGGGTCTAGTAACCTGCGGCATCAATGCCTTTGGAGGCAAAGTCTGCTATGACTCACTGGACCCTACCAAGTTTGCAAAGTGGAAGCCCATGTTAAAGACCTTCTTGGTGTTCTGCGTGGGCTTCAACGCCCTGCTGCTTGTGACGGCCCTGCTTTGTTTCTTGATGAGGATCCCTCTGCAGTTCACCCTGGCTGAGGGGCTGAGGAACGGCATGAGGTACTAcaaggacacagacacaccgGGACGCTGCTACATGAAGAGGACCCTGGATCTGATGCAGATGGAGTTTCGTTGCTGCGGGAATGACAACTACAGAGATTGGTTTGAGATTCAGTGGGTTAGCAACCGCTACTTGGATTTCAGCGCAAAGGAAGTCAAAGA CCGCATCGGGAGCAACGTGGATGGCCAGTACCTGATGGATGGAGTCCCGTTCAGCTGCTGTAACCCCAGCTCCCCCAGACCCTGCATCCAGTACCAGATGACCAACAACACTGCCCACTACAGCTACGACCACTACACTGAGGAGCTCAACGTGTGGAAGCGTGGCTGCCGTGATGCCCTGCTGTCCTACTATGGAGGCATGATGAACACCATTGGAGCCCTGGTGGTGCTGGTCACTATGCTGGAG GTTGCTGTGACCATCGGCCTGCAGTACGTCAACAGCTCCCTGTCCACCCTGGCTAACCCGGAGGACccagagagcgagagcgaggGATGGATCTTGGAGAAGACAGTGAAGGAGACGTTCACCGACATCATGGCCAAAATGAAGGCCATGGGCAAAGGCAGcaaggtggaggaggggggcgAGGCAGCGGTTGCGACTGTGAGCTGA